One stretch of Prionailurus viverrinus isolate Anna chromosome C1, UM_Priviv_1.0, whole genome shotgun sequence DNA includes these proteins:
- the FZD5 gene encoding frizzled-5, with translation MARPDPSAPPSLLLLLLAQLAGRAAAASKAPVCQEITVPMCRGIGYNLTHMPNQFNHDTQDEAGLEVHQFWPLVEIHCSPDLRFFLCSMYTPICLPDYHKPLPPCRSVCERAKAGCSPLMRQYGFAWPERMSCDRLPVLGRDAEVLCMDYNRSEATTAPPRPFPAKPTLPGPAGAPASGGECAAGGPSVCKCREPFVPILKESHPLYNKVRTGQVPNCAVPCYQPSFSPDERTFATFWIGLWSVLCFISTSTTVATFLIDMERFRYPERPIIFLSACYLCVSLGFLVRLVVGHASVACSREHSHIHYETTGPALCTVVFLLVYFFGMASSIWWVILSLTWFLAAGMKWGNEAIAGYAQYFHLAAWLIPSVKSITALALSSVDGDPVAGICYVGNQNLNSLRGFVLGPLVLYLLVGTLFLLAGFVSLFRIRSVIKQGGTKTDKLEKLMIRIGIFTLLYTVPASIVVACYLYEQHYRESWEAALTCACPGPDAGQPRAKPEYWVLMLKYFMCLVVGITSGVWIWSGKTVESWRRFTSRCCCRPRRGHKSGGATAAGDYEASASLTGRTGPPGPPAAAAAAAYHKQVSLSHV, from the coding sequence atGGCTCGGCCTGACCCGTCCGCACCGccctccctgctgctgctgctcctggcgCAGCTGGCGGGCCGGGCGGCGGCTGCCTCCAAGGCCCCAGTGTGCCAGGAAATCACAGTGCCCATGTGCCGCGGCATCGGCTACAACCTGACGCACATGCCCAACCAGTTCAACCACGACACGCAGGACGAGGCGGGCCTGGAGGTGCACCAGTTCTGGCCGCTGGTGGAGATCCACTGCTCGCCGGACCTGCGCTTCTTCCTGTGCTCCATGTACACGCCCATCTGCCTGCCCGACTACCACAAGCCGCTGCCGCCCTGCCGCTCCGTGTGCGAGCGCGCCAAGGCCGGCTGCTCGCCGCTCATGCGCCAGTACGGCTTCGCCTGGCCGGAGCGCATGAGCTGCGACCGCCTCCCGGTGCTGGGCCGCGACGCCGAGGTCCTGTGCATGGATTACAACCGCAGCGAGGCCACCACGGCGCCCCCCAGGCCCTTCCCGGCCAAACCCACCCTCCCGGGCCCCGCGGGCGCACCGGCCTCAGGGGGCGAGTGCGCCGCCGGGGGCCCGTCGGTGTGCAAGTGCCGCGAGCCCTTCGTCCCCATCTTGAAGGAGTCTCACCCGCTCTACAACAAGGTGCGCACGGGCCAGGTGCCCAACTGCGCCGTGCCCTGCTACCAGCCCTCCTTCAGCCCCGACGAGCGCACGTTCGCCACCTTCTGGATTGGGCTGTGGTCTGTGCTGTGCTTCATCTCCACCTCCACCACGGTAGCCACCTTCCTAATAGACATGGAACGCTTCCGCTACCCTGAGCGTCCCATCATCTTCCTGTCTGCCTGCTACTTGTGCGTGTCGCTGGGCTTCCTGGTGCGCCTGGTGGTGGGCCACGCCAGCGTCGCCTGCAGCCGCGAGCACAGCCACATTCACTACGAGACGACGGGCCCTGCGCTGTGCACTGTCGTCTTCCTGCTGGTCTACTTCTTTGGGATGGCCAGCTCCATCTGGTGGGTCATCCTGTCGCTCACCTGGTTCTTGGCAGCTGGCATGAAGTGGGGCAACGAGGCCATCGCGGGCTATGCACAGTACTTCCACCTGGCCGCGTGGCTCATCCCCAGCGTCAAGTCCATCACGGCGCTGGCACTGAGCTCCGTGGATGGGGACCCGGTGGCCGGCATCTGCTACGTGGGCAACCAGAACCTGAACTCGCTGCGCGGCTTCGTGCTGGGCCCGCTGGTGCTCTACCTGCTGGTGGGCACCCTCTTCCTCCTGGCGGGGTTCGTGTCGCTCTTCCGCATCCGAAGCGTCATCAAGCAGGGCGGCACCAAGACGGACAAGCTGGAGAAGCTCATGATCCGCATCGGTATCTTCACTCTCCTGTACACCGTGCCCGCCAGCATCGTGGTGGCCTGCTACCTGTACGAGCAGCACTATCGCGAGAGCTGGGAGGCCGCGCTCACCTGCGCGTGCCCGGGCCCCGACGCCGGCCAGCCGCGCGCCAAGCCCGAGTACTGGGTGCTCATGCTCAAGTACTTCATGTGCCTCGTGGTGGGCATCACGTCGGGCGTCTGGATTTGGTCCGGCAAGACTGTGGAGTCGTGGCGGCGCTTCACCAGCCGATGCTGCTGCCGCCCGCGGCGGGGCCACAAGAGCGGCGGCGCCACGGCCGCGGGGGACTATGAGGCGAGCGCCTCGCTCACGGGCAGGACCGGGCCGCCGggcccccccgccgccgccgccgccgccgcctacCACAAGCAGGTGTCCCTGTCGCACGTGTAG